The Balaenoptera acutorostrata chromosome 15, mBalAcu1.1, whole genome shotgun sequence genome contains a region encoding:
- the RABEP2 gene encoding rab GTPase-binding effector protein 2 isoform X5 — MAAPARPAAGEDGRRRQPEAALDPQPPEGAKVEAESAELDRLRAELAGALAEMETMKAVAEVSESTKAEAVAAVQRQCQEEVASLQAILKDSISSYEAQIASLKQERQQQQQDREEKERELGRLKQLLSRAHPLDSLEKQMEKAHEDSEKLREIVLPMEQEIEELKAKLLRAEELIQEIQRRPRHPPSLHGSTELLLSRDPSPPLEPLEELSGDGGAAAEAFAHNCDDSASISSFSLGGGASGSASLPRSRHGLSPEQEETASLVSTGTLVPEGIYLPPPGYQLVPDNQWEQLQVEGRQLQKDLESISRERDELQEGLRRSNEDCAKQMQVLLAQVQNSEQLLRTLQGTVSQAQERVQLQMAELATSHKCLSHEVKRLTEENQGLRAEQPPSSAPRGLEQDEGQEESLPSSLLELRQLVRHTQQEARAHQQAQEHEAERLRIEIVTLREALEEETAARASLEGQLRVQREETEVLEGEYGLEPVPDRAGRGKERGRGPDVLALPDFPASLCSLRMEMERVQQEQSKARQQEVLRQPPGSGRTEELYVLCPQAQLTDLLSEQRAKMLRLQAELETSEQVQRDFVRLSQALQVRLERIRQAESLEQVRSIMDEAPLRDVRDIKDT; from the exons ATGGCGGCACCTGCGCGCCCGGCCGCGGGCGAGGATGGCCGGCGGCGGCAGCCGGAGGCCG CGCTGGACCCCCAGCCCCCGGAGGGGGCAAAAGTTGAGGCCGAGTCAGCGGAGCTCGACCGGCTTCGGGCTGAGCTGGCAGGCGCCCTGGCAGAAATGGAAACCATGAAGGCTGTGGCCGAGGTGAGCGAGAGCACGAAGGCCGAGGCTGTGGCTGCAGTGCAGCGGCAATGCCAAGAGGAGGTGGCCTCGCTGCAGGCCATCCTGAAAG ACTCCATCAGCAGCTATGAAGCCCAGATTGCGTCTCTGAAGCAggagcggcagcagcagcagcaggaccgTGAGGAGAAGGAGCGGGAGCTGGGGCGCCTGAAGCAGCTGCTGTCCAGGGCTCACCCCCTGGATTCCTTGGAGAAGCAGATGGAAAAG GCCCACGAGGACTCGGAGAAGCTGCGGGAGATCGTGTTGCCCATGGAGCAGGAGATTGAGGAGCTGAAGGCGAAATTGCTGAGGGCAGAGGAGCTGATCCAAGAGATCCAG AGACGTCCCCGGCATCCCCCTTCCCTGCACGGCTCCACGGAGTTGCTCCTGTCCCGGGACCCATCTCCCCCACTGGAGCCTCTCGAGGAGCTGAGTGGAGACGGGGGCGCGGCGGCCGAGGCCTTCGCCCACAACTGTGATGACAGCGCCTccatctcctccttctccctcggCGGTGGGGCCAGCGGCAGCGCCTCCCTGCCCCGCAGCCGCCATGGCCTGAGCCCCGAGCAGGAGGAGACAGCCTCTCTGGTGTCCACGGGCACCCTGGTCCCTGAGGGCATCTACCTGCCCCCTCCCGGTTACCAGCTTGTCCCAGACAACCAGTGGGAGCAGCTGCAGGTGGAG GGGCGGCAGCTGCAGAAGGACCTGGAGAGCATCAGCCGGGAGCGGGACGAGCTGCAAGAGGGCCTGAGACGGAGCAACGAGGACTGCGCCAAGCAG ATGCAGGTGCTCCTGGCCCAGGTCCAGAACTCAGAGCAGCTGCTGCGGACCCTGCAGGGGACCGTGAGCCAGGCCCAGGAGCGGGTTCAGCTGCAGATG GCAGAGCTGGCCACCTCGCACAAGTGCCTGAGCCACGAGGTAAAGCGACTGACTGAGGAAAACCAAGGGCTCCGGGCTGAGCAGCCGCCGTCTTCAGCCCCCCGGGGCCTGGAGCAGGATGAGGGCCAGGAGGAGTCGCTGCCCAGCTCGCTGCTG GAGCTGCGGCAGCTCGTGCGCCACACGCAGCAGGAGGCGCGGGCCCACCAGCAGGCCCAGGAGCACGAGGCCGAGCGGCTGCGGATTGAGATTGTGACCCTGCGGGAGGCACTGGAGGAAGAGACGGCGGCGAGGGCCAGCCTGGAGGGGCAGCTGAGGGTGCAGCGGGAGGAGACAG AGGTGTTAGAGGGTGAGTATGGGCTGGAGCCTGTGCCGgaccgggcggggcgggggaaggagagagggcgTGGGCCTGACGTCTTGGCCCTGcctgacttcccagcctccctgtgcAGCCTGAGGATGGAGATGGAGCGGGTCCAGCAGGAGCAGAGCAAG GCCAGGCAGCAGGAAGTCCTGAGGCAGCCACCGGGCTCGGGCCGCACAGAAGAG CTCTATGTCCTGTGCCCCCAGGCCCAGCTCACAGACCTCCTCTCGGAACAGAGGGCAAAGATGCTGCGGCTGCAGGCTGAGCTGGAGACCAGTGAGCAAGTGCAGAGGGATTTCGTACGACTGTCCCAGGCCTTGCAG GTGCGCCTGGAACGGATCCGCCAGGCAGAGAGTCTGGAGCAAGTGCGCAGCATCATGGACGAGGCGCCCCTCAGGGACGTCAGGGACATCAAGGACACCTGA
- the RABEP2 gene encoding rab GTPase-binding effector protein 2 isoform X4 — protein MAAPARPAAGEDGRRRQPEAALDPQPPEGAKVEAESAELDRLRAELAGALAEMETMKAVAEVSESTKAEAVAAVQRQCQEEVASLQAILKDSISSYEAQIASLKQERQQQQQDREEKERELGRLKQLLSRAHPLDSLEKQMEKAHEDSEKLREIVLPMEQEIEELKAKLLRAEELIQEIQRRPRHPPSLHGSTELLLSRDPSPPLEPLEELSGDGGAAAEAFAHNCDDSASISSFSLGGGASGSASLPRSRHGLSPEQEETASLVSTGTLVPEGIYLPPPGYQLVPDNQWEQLQVEGRQLQKDLESISRERDELQEGLRRSNEDCAKQMQVLLAQVQNSEQLLRTLQGTVSQAQERVQLQMPRRRAWASWLSFLNTGRSVQALASRETGDPLSPHRLVLTVHPQAELATSHKCLSHEVKRLTEENQGLRAEQPPSSAPRGLEQDEGQEESLPSSLLELRQLVRHTQQEARAHQQAQEHEAERLRIEIVTLREALEEETAARASLEGQLRVQREETEVLEASLCSLRMEMERVQQEQSKARQQEVLRQPPGSGRTEEAQLTDLLSEQRAKMLRLQAELETSEQVQRDFVRLSQALQVRLERIRQAESLEQVRSIMDEAPLRDVRDIKDT, from the exons ATGGCGGCACCTGCGCGCCCGGCCGCGGGCGAGGATGGCCGGCGGCGGCAGCCGGAGGCCG CGCTGGACCCCCAGCCCCCGGAGGGGGCAAAAGTTGAGGCCGAGTCAGCGGAGCTCGACCGGCTTCGGGCTGAGCTGGCAGGCGCCCTGGCAGAAATGGAAACCATGAAGGCTGTGGCCGAGGTGAGCGAGAGCACGAAGGCCGAGGCTGTGGCTGCAGTGCAGCGGCAATGCCAAGAGGAGGTGGCCTCGCTGCAGGCCATCCTGAAAG ACTCCATCAGCAGCTATGAAGCCCAGATTGCGTCTCTGAAGCAggagcggcagcagcagcagcaggaccgTGAGGAGAAGGAGCGGGAGCTGGGGCGCCTGAAGCAGCTGCTGTCCAGGGCTCACCCCCTGGATTCCTTGGAGAAGCAGATGGAAAAG GCCCACGAGGACTCGGAGAAGCTGCGGGAGATCGTGTTGCCCATGGAGCAGGAGATTGAGGAGCTGAAGGCGAAATTGCTGAGGGCAGAGGAGCTGATCCAAGAGATCCAG AGACGTCCCCGGCATCCCCCTTCCCTGCACGGCTCCACGGAGTTGCTCCTGTCCCGGGACCCATCTCCCCCACTGGAGCCTCTCGAGGAGCTGAGTGGAGACGGGGGCGCGGCGGCCGAGGCCTTCGCCCACAACTGTGATGACAGCGCCTccatctcctccttctccctcggCGGTGGGGCCAGCGGCAGCGCCTCCCTGCCCCGCAGCCGCCATGGCCTGAGCCCCGAGCAGGAGGAGACAGCCTCTCTGGTGTCCACGGGCACCCTGGTCCCTGAGGGCATCTACCTGCCCCCTCCCGGTTACCAGCTTGTCCCAGACAACCAGTGGGAGCAGCTGCAGGTGGAG GGGCGGCAGCTGCAGAAGGACCTGGAGAGCATCAGCCGGGAGCGGGACGAGCTGCAAGAGGGCCTGAGACGGAGCAACGAGGACTGCGCCAAGCAG ATGCAGGTGCTCCTGGCCCAGGTCCAGAACTCAGAGCAGCTGCTGCGGACCCTGCAGGGGACCGTGAGCCAGGCCCAGGAGCGGGTTCAGCTGCAGATG cctAGAAGGAGGGCGTGGGCTTCCTGGCTCTCCTTCCTGAACACTGGGAGGAGTGTTCAGGCTTTGGCCTCACGGGAGACTGGAGACCCCCTGTCCCCTCATCGCCTCGTCCTAACTGTCCATCCCCAGGCAGAGCTGGCCACCTCGCACAAGTGCCTGAGCCACGAGGTAAAGCGACTGACTGAGGAAAACCAAGGGCTCCGGGCTGAGCAGCCGCCGTCTTCAGCCCCCCGGGGCCTGGAGCAGGATGAGGGCCAGGAGGAGTCGCTGCCCAGCTCGCTGCTG GAGCTGCGGCAGCTCGTGCGCCACACGCAGCAGGAGGCGCGGGCCCACCAGCAGGCCCAGGAGCACGAGGCCGAGCGGCTGCGGATTGAGATTGTGACCCTGCGGGAGGCACTGGAGGAAGAGACGGCGGCGAGGGCCAGCCTGGAGGGGCAGCTGAGGGTGCAGCGGGAGGAGACAG AGGTGTTAGAGG cctccctgtgcAGCCTGAGGATGGAGATGGAGCGGGTCCAGCAGGAGCAGAGCAAG GCCAGGCAGCAGGAAGTCCTGAGGCAGCCACCGGGCTCGGGCCGCACAGAAGAG GCCCAGCTCACAGACCTCCTCTCGGAACAGAGGGCAAAGATGCTGCGGCTGCAGGCTGAGCTGGAGACCAGTGAGCAAGTGCAGAGGGATTTCGTACGACTGTCCCAGGCCTTGCAG GTGCGCCTGGAACGGATCCGCCAGGCAGAGAGTCTGGAGCAAGTGCGCAGCATCATGGACGAGGCGCCCCTCAGGGACGTCAGGGACATCAAGGACACCTGA